Genomic window (Bacteroidota bacterium):
CCTTCTATAGCTTTTTGCACACGGTTATAGGTTTTGAGTCGGTACCAAATAGGGTGAAAAAAGAAGATAAGTAAAAGCCCCGGCAAAAAAATAGCGATGCTGCCGATGGCACATCCCAGCAGTAAACCCCAGCCACCCATGCCACTTAAGGCCATACCATTAGCATAACTTGATATGCTGAACACGGGGCCCGGCAAAGCTTGGCTCATGCCCACCCCAGTCATAAAAGTTTGGTGGTCCATATATTCTTTGAACAATACAAACTGATCGTACATCATAGGCACCAATACATTTCCTCCTCCAAATACCAAACTTCCATAGCGATAGGTGTTCTCGAACAACAGGGCGGGGCGATTATGTAAAAGATTCCCAAGCAATGCTGCAATAACCCACACACCTATGAAAACCCATAAATTTCCCCATCTGATATTGGCAAATGAGTCTTGCGGTTTCACCAAAGTTTTGCCCGTTGTAAAGTTGGTAATAAAACCACCCAATACCAAAAGTATAGGAATAAAAATTGGATGACTATATATAATAGGAACCAATGCAGTGAAAAGTAAAATGAATGCATGTACTTTGCTTTTCACCATTTGCTGCGTGAAGCGTATGGCTGCAAAACACATAAACCCCACGGCCATAGCAGGTATATATTGTAATGCTTTTCCTACATTAATATTATTGCCACACATAGAAACAATGAAGGCGAGCAACCCCATCAAAATACAGGAGGGCAATGCCCAAATGGCCAAAGTGACCGCTGCAAATACAGGACCGCCGCGGCGATACCCTATAGTAGTAATAGTTTGGGTACTTGTAGGCCCGGGCAACATTTGGCAAAAGGAATTTATTTCGAGCAATTCTTCGTTGCTCAGGAACCTGCGTTTTTTTACCAACACATCGGTAAAACGCGTAAAATGAACCTGTGGACCACCGAAAGCTGTTAGCGATAACCAAAATACTTGCTTGAGGAACGCAAGCTTGCGTAATTCTATTATTTTTGCCCCCGACTTATCCATTTTTTATTTTCACACAGCAAATGTATCCCATCATGAAATATATCACACAGATTTTAATTTGTTTTTGCGTAATCAATTTTGTTTTAACCCAGCAAGCTTGCAAAAATGGAAGTGGTGATCTTAGGCAAAAAAAGGTGGACAGCCTTGCCTATGGCCTATCGCAGATAGAGGATAAATTAAATATTGATACAGATGACTTGGGTGCCGAAACTCGAAAAATGGAAAAAATTTACCGATTGTTGAAAGTAAAAGATACTGGGATAACTCTGGAAATGGGAATTGTATTGGAGCAGTATTTAAACGAGATAAGAATTTTTAAACAGGTAATTACACATAAAGCCGATTTGCAAAAAGAATTGGCTGAACTCAAAAAACAACTTAAAAATTTGAACCACAGTTTAAAAGAGGAAAAGATGACCGAGGAAGAATTTAAAAAAGCATTTGCGATAGAAAAACATGACATCGAACATTTGGAAGATATGGTAGAAGAGAAGATTGAGCCTTATTTACATGTTCAATCGGAGCATGCGAGAATTGCTCCCAAAATTGAAGAATATGCCACTAAATTTGCCGATGAAAAACCATCCCGATAAAATCGGGAAATAATAACCCATAAATCAAGTATATCATATTAAAATGGAACCATTAAAATATAAACGTGTATTATTGAAATTGAGCGGCGAAAGCTTGATGGGCGATAAGCAGTATGGCATCGACCCCGCGGTGCTTGAGCAATATGCCAGTGAAGTGAAACTTGCCATTGATATGGGTGTGGAGGTTGGAATTGTGATAGGAGGGGGAAATATTTTTAGAGGGGTGCAAGGGGTGCAAGGCGGCGTAGTGGATAGGGCACAAGGCGATTATATGGGCATGCTTGCCACGGTTATTAATTCAATGGCTTTGCAAGGAGCATTAGAAAAACATGGAATAAAAACACGATTGCTAAGTGCGATAAAAATGGAGCAGATTTGTGAGCCATTTATTCGTCGCAGGGCTATTCGACATCTGGAGAAAGGAAGGGTAGTAATATTTGGAGCGGGTACTGGCAATCCTTATTTCACAACCGACACTGCTGCATCGCTTAGGGCTGTGGAGATTGAAGCCGACTTGGTTTTAAAAGGTACACGAGTGGATGGTATATATACTGCCGACCCAGAAAAGGATCCTAGTGCAACCAAATATGATGAACTCACATTTTCGGAAGTATATAAACAAGGTTTAAACGTGATGGATTTAACAGCTATTACTTTATGCCAAGAAAACAATTTACCTCTCGTAGTTTTTGATATGAACAAACCGGGCAATTTTAAAAGATTGATGATGGGAGAAAAAATAGGGACGTTGGTAAAATAGTAATAAGGAGTAAGGAGTAAGGGGGCGTTGCCGTACGGCCTTACTACTTAATCCCAGCTCCTTACTCCTAAAGAAATAAAATAAAAAATTATAATTATAAAATTTAAAATAGTTTCGTTATGAATGAATTAATAAAACCACTAGTTGATGGCATGAATGCTGCCATGGAAAAATGTTTGAGCCATACTGAGCATGAGTTCTCTCGGATTCGTGCGGGTAAGGCAACTCCTAATATGTTGGACATGGTTCATGCCGAAGTATATGGTATGAATATGCCGTTGAATCAAGTTGCAACAGTTAGCACTTCTGATGCACGCACTTTGGTTATAACACCTTTCGATAAAACATCTATTGGCCCTATTGAGCGTGGCATTACGGATGCTAATTTAGGTTTCAATCCTACTAATGATGGACATGTAATACGCATTTTAGTTCCCGCACTTACCGAGGATCGCCGCCGCGATTTGGTAAAGAATGTAAAAGCTGCTGCCGAACATGCTAGGGTAACTATTCGCAACGAACGTAAAGATTATAATGAACGCATTCGCAAATTAAAAGCTGATGGGATGAGCGAGGACGATATGAAAGGAGGTGAAGAAAAAATTCAGCAAATTACGAATGCAACCATAGCTAAAGTTGATAGCGTAATGGCTGCGAAGGAAAAAGATATAATGACTGTTTAATGTAGAAGGAATAAGGAGTAAGGAGGCGTTGCCGCCCTTCGTCCGATAGCTGTCGGATCGCATTCAGGGTGGCATCTGCCGCATCGCACTTATTCCTTGCCCCTAGCTCCTAGATCCTAAAAAAATATAAAATTCAAATTGTAAAATAATTTTGCTTGGCCGCCGAAAAAATTTGTATAATGCCGATACGCCTAAAAAACGTAGAAGTTTTCGATGGCTTAAGATTACTTTGATTTCTTTAGGAAGTATTATCATACTTTCAGTTTTGTTAGCATTCTTTTTCAGACAAAATTTATTAAATTGGGCAATTGAAAAAGCCCAAGCCAAAGCAAAAAATTACCATGCAACTTTGGTAGTGGGCTCAGCAACTATATCAGGAATTGCCAATGTGGAAATTACCAAGATGGCTCTCATTCCTGACAATGCAGATACCTTATTATATATTGGAAAAGCTTCCACAGGTTTGCGTATATGGAAATTTATAACAGGGAATATTATGTTCTCGCATTTGCAATTAGACCAGGGTTATGCAAGGCTCGTACGTTACGATTCCACGCGAACAAATTATAGTAATTTTACCAAAAAAAGTGATAGTTCCGAAGTGGAAAGCAGTTCCAAAGTAAGTTTGGCTCAGAAAGGATATAGAATTATCAAAAATATATTGGGGCAAATTCCGGGGAAAATAGAAGTCGGAGATTTTACGATATCATATACCCGTGGTGAGAATAATTATTATATAAAAGCCGATGGTCTAAGGTTGAATGATGAGCAATTGAAGTGTAATATAGATATTTCTACTCCTGTAAAAGAAGTTGTAAGTAAAAAAGAAGTTGTAAGTAAAAAAGAAGAAAGTAAAAAAGTAAAAAATAAGAGGAGAAAAATTGAAATAATAAATACACCAGTAAACACAGCTTCAGTGCAGCGACTTAAAGTAGAGGGGTTGTTCGACCCTGATAATATGACAGGCGATGTAAAAATAAAAAGTCGTGACTTTGATATGATGTATATGCCCTTAATACAGGAAAAAATGGGACTGAAACTTGGGGCGAAAGAATTGAATTTGAAACTGAATGAAGTGGAATATGATAATGGCGAATTGGTACTGAAAACTTTTGCCGAGATGAAGGATATTGTTATCAATCACCCTAGGCTTTCCAATAATGATGTGAAAGTTGCAGTGGGCTCTGGCGATATACATATTATGGTTGGCGAAAACTATATAACATTAGATAGCAGTAGTACTTTTAAACTGAATAAAATAAATGTACATCCCTATTTTCGCTATCAACGCAGCCCTGTAATAGATTATGATTTAAAATTGGCAACCGATCGTATGATTGCCAACGATTTTTTCAATTCATTGCCTGATGGCATGTTCGAAAGTTTGGCAGGAATAGATGCAGAAGGGTTTCTCACGTATCGCATGGATTGCCATTTGTGCGATACTTCCCCTTGGGATGTAAGTTTTAATTCGGATATGCAAAAAGAAAATTTCCGAATTAAACGTTACGGAAAAGCTTATCTGCCTTTAATAAATGGAGAGTTTGTATATACTACTTATGAATATGGCAATGCTAAAAAGATAGTTATCGGTCCTGATAATCCTGATTATACCGGGTATGATAATATATCTGAATATTTAAAAAATGCGGTACTTACCACTGAAGACCCTGCATTCTTTGGGCATCGGGGATTTATTATAGAATCGATACGACAGTCCATAGCACAAAATTATGTATATAAAAGATTTATCAGAGGGGGCAGTACTATTTCTATGCAGTTGGTAAAAAATATATATTTAAGTAGGCAAAAAACTTTGTCACGCAAAATGGAAGAAATGTTATTGGTATGGATGATAGAAAATTTGGGAATAGTGGGCAAGCAAAGGATGCTGGAAGTATATATGAATATTATAGAATGGGGGCCTGGCATATATGGTGTGGGAGAGGCCAGCCGTTTTTATTTTGAAAAATCGCCTTCGCAACTCAACTTGCAGGAAGCTATATTTATGGCTTCTATCATACCTCGTCCTAAATGGTTTGCCAGTAGTTTTAATGATACTACCCAAATGTTAAAGAAACACTATAAGGGTTATTATAATCAGATATCAGGATTAATGGTTGCACGAAAACTAATAAACCCAGAAGATACTACAGGGCTTGAACCCAATGTGGTATTGCGTGGACCGGCAAAAAGTATGTTACGTAAAACGATACCAGTTTCAGACAGTACAGAGTTATATGATAGTCCTCCCATGTTGTTGGATGAGATGAAATTTAGAGACTATTAATATATTGTCATGCGTGTAGCTGTTAATGCAAGATTCTTATTAGCCGGGCGATTAGAAGGCATCGGACGGTTCTCGCATGAAACACTAAGCAGGCTTGTAAAAGCCAAGCC
Coding sequences:
- the chrA gene encoding chromate efflux transporter, with translation MDKSGAKIIELRKLAFLKQVFWLSLTAFGGPQVHFTRFTDVLVKKRRFLSNEELLEINSFCQMLPGPTSTQTITTIGYRRGGPVFAAVTLAIWALPSCILMGLLAFIVSMCGNNINVGKALQYIPAMAVGFMCFAAIRFTQQMVKSKVHAFILLFTALVPIIYSHPIFIPILLVLGGFITNFTTGKTLVKPQDSFANIRWGNLWVFIGVWVIAALLGNLLHNRPALLFENTYRYGSLVFGGGNVLVPMMYDQFVLFKEYMDHQTFMTGVGMSQALPGPVFSISSYANGMALSGMGGWGLLLGCAIGSIAIFLPGLLLIFFFHPIWYRLKTYNRVQKAIEGINAASAGLVVAAAVLLMRPVHWDWGNAGIIVLTVAYLWWGKWPSPILVLAVLIFGMFAG
- the pyrH gene encoding UMP kinase; translated protein: MEPLKYKRVLLKLSGESLMGDKQYGIDPAVLEQYASEVKLAIDMGVEVGIVIGGGNIFRGVQGVQGGVVDRAQGDYMGMLATVINSMALQGALEKHGIKTRLLSAIKMEQICEPFIRRRAIRHLEKGRVVIFGAGTGNPYFTTDTAASLRAVEIEADLVLKGTRVDGIYTADPEKDPSATKYDELTFSEVYKQGLNVMDLTAITLCQENNLPLVVFDMNKPGNFKRLMMGEKIGTLVK
- the frr gene encoding ribosome recycling factor, giving the protein MNELIKPLVDGMNAAMEKCLSHTEHEFSRIRAGKATPNMLDMVHAEVYGMNMPLNQVATVSTSDARTLVITPFDKTSIGPIERGITDANLGFNPTNDGHVIRILVPALTEDRRRDLVKNVKAAAEHARVTIRNERKDYNERIRKLKADGMSEDDMKGGEEKIQQITNATIAKVDSVMAAKEKDIMTV
- a CDS encoding biosynthetic peptidoglycan transglycosylase — encoded protein: MLGRRKNLYNADTPKKRRSFRWLKITLISLGSIIILSVLLAFFFRQNLLNWAIEKAQAKAKNYHATLVVGSATISGIANVEITKMALIPDNADTLLYIGKASTGLRIWKFITGNIMFSHLQLDQGYARLVRYDSTRTNYSNFTKKSDSSEVESSSKVSLAQKGYRIIKNILGQIPGKIEVGDFTISYTRGENNYYIKADGLRLNDEQLKCNIDISTPVKEVVSKKEVVSKKEESKKVKNKRRKIEIINTPVNTASVQRLKVEGLFDPDNMTGDVKIKSRDFDMMYMPLIQEKMGLKLGAKELNLKLNEVEYDNGELVLKTFAEMKDIVINHPRLSNNDVKVAVGSGDIHIMVGENYITLDSSSTFKLNKINVHPYFRYQRSPVIDYDLKLATDRMIANDFFNSLPDGMFESLAGIDAEGFLTYRMDCHLCDTSPWDVSFNSDMQKENFRIKRYGKAYLPLINGEFVYTTYEYGNAKKIVIGPDNPDYTGYDNISEYLKNAVLTTEDPAFFGHRGFIIESIRQSIAQNYVYKRFIRGGSTISMQLVKNIYLSRQKTLSRKMEEMLLVWMIENLGIVGKQRMLEVYMNIIEWGPGIYGVGEASRFYFEKSPSQLNLQEAIFMASIIPRPKWFASSFNDTTQMLKKHYKGYYNQISGLMVARKLINPEDTTGLEPNVVLRGPAKSMLRKTIPVSDSTELYDSPPMLLDEMKFRDY